In Nocardia asteroides, the following proteins share a genomic window:
- the cobG gene encoding precorrin-3B synthase: protein MTRSTPDSCPGVLRLHQAADGPLARIRVPGGTLTPAQLQALADAARELGNGALELTSRGNIQLRRVTDAAALADRLDAVGLLPSRTHERVRNIVASPLSGRVGGWSDVRDLATHLDTGLRGDPRLADLPGRVLFTLDDGRGDVSTLRGDIGIQAVGDGEFALLLAGADTRVRVTAAEAVEVMLDAAHGFLDLRGTGADGQWRLHEIPGGAERVVETLDRSPAGAPLELGAAHDIPIGWLDQDDGLVSLGAGVPLGTLPARTAEFLAAVERPVLVTPWRSLVVTDLDEGPADTVVRVLAPMGLIFDAHSPWLLTSACAGKPGCAKSLTDVRADLAAAVEADRVTPGPQPPVDALIVAEEVTVAGRQHWSGCDRRCGRPTGPVTDVVATPDGYHVRTH from the coding sequence ATGACCAGGAGCACTCCCGACTCTTGCCCCGGTGTCCTGCGCCTGCACCAGGCCGCCGACGGGCCGCTGGCCCGGATCCGCGTCCCCGGCGGCACGCTGACCCCGGCGCAACTGCAGGCCCTGGCCGACGCGGCGCGCGAGCTGGGCAACGGCGCGCTCGAGCTGACCTCGCGCGGCAACATCCAGCTGCGCCGGGTCACCGACGCCGCCGCGCTCGCCGACCGGCTCGACGCGGTCGGCCTGCTGCCGAGCCGCACCCACGAGCGGGTCCGCAATATCGTCGCCTCGCCGCTGTCGGGCCGGGTCGGCGGCTGGTCGGACGTGCGCGACCTGGCGACCCACCTCGACACCGGCCTGCGGGGCGACCCCCGGCTGGCGGACCTACCGGGCCGGGTGCTGTTCACCCTCGACGACGGCCGCGGCGATGTGAGCACGCTGCGCGGCGACATCGGTATCCAGGCGGTCGGCGACGGCGAGTTCGCGCTGCTGCTGGCCGGCGCCGACACCCGCGTGCGGGTGACCGCGGCCGAGGCCGTCGAGGTGATGCTCGACGCGGCCCACGGCTTCCTCGACCTGCGCGGCACCGGCGCCGACGGGCAGTGGCGGCTGCACGAGATCCCCGGTGGCGCCGAACGGGTCGTCGAGACCCTGGACCGCTCCCCCGCCGGCGCGCCACTGGAACTCGGTGCGGCACACGACATTCCGATCGGCTGGCTCGATCAGGACGACGGCCTGGTCAGCCTCGGCGCCGGCGTGCCGCTGGGGACACTGCCCGCGCGGACCGCCGAATTCCTCGCCGCCGTCGAACGACCGGTGCTGGTGACGCCGTGGCGCAGCCTGGTCGTCACCGATCTGGACGAGGGTCCCGCCGACACCGTCGTGCGGGTACTGGCCCCCATGGGCCTGATCTTCGACGCGCACTCGCCGTGGCTGCTGACCAGCGCGTGCGCGGGGAAACCGGGGTGCGCGAAATCGCTCACCGATGTGCGCGCCGACCTCGCCGCGGCCGTCGAGGCCGACCGGGTCACGCCGGGCCCGCAGCCGCCGGTGGACGCGCTGATCGTGGCCGAGGAGGTCACCGTGGCGGGCAGGCAGCACTGGTCCGGGTGCGACCGCCGGTGCGGGCGCCCGACCGGCCCGGTCACCGATGTCGTGGCGACGCCGGACGGGTACCACGTGCGCACGCACTGA
- a CDS encoding DNA polymerase III subunit beta family protein, whose protein sequence is MSDSELLTIGAFARACGLSASALRFYADAGVLVPAVVDATTGYRYYAPDQAATARLVRSLRAVDMPLPAVVTVLTEPDPARRASLVDDHLHALDDHLDAIRSAADAARTAMRSGTTPAVPSATGTAPETDSPSGDRDHAPAAEPNTAARRDECVVRVRGPLLAAAIDQIAAATVLDPDLPVLNSIHLEARGEDLVLTATDRYRLATRTLRTTPAAAQTPTTDFDPATAGQAATLAAEDRPAADIAATVAADDSLGTATVGEAATLTSGDLRAADIAATASAADWGAAVPDWSATVDADDLRTAASWLRRTHTVRLRPGATHLELGADAAREDRRRCRISAEEFPDYRAMLAALPPVTTRVVLNRAAALAALEECAAPTITLVVDSAGVRLGVAPMGATAAGPPMTIHFAVITLYPAVAGAVGPDVMVDLLAPDLPARIRSADDGDLLTLAMPCRPDLPEETSR, encoded by the coding sequence GTGTCCGATTCCGAGCTGCTCACCATCGGTGCCTTCGCCCGTGCCTGCGGGCTGAGCGCCAGCGCGCTGCGCTTCTACGCCGACGCGGGCGTGCTGGTCCCGGCCGTCGTCGACGCGACCACCGGGTACCGGTACTACGCCCCCGATCAGGCCGCGACCGCCCGGCTCGTGCGATCCCTGCGCGCCGTCGACATGCCGCTCCCCGCCGTCGTCACGGTTCTCACCGAACCTGATCCGGCCCGGCGAGCGTCCCTCGTCGACGACCACCTCCACGCCCTGGACGACCACCTCGACGCGATCCGCTCCGCCGCCGACGCCGCCCGCACCGCGATGCGGTCCGGAACCACACCTGCCGTGCCCTCCGCCACCGGCACAGCGCCAGAGACGGATTCGCCGTCGGGTGACCGCGACCACGCGCCGGCAGCGGAACCGAACACAGCGGCGCGGCGAGACGAGTGTGTCGTCCGGGTGCGCGGCCCGCTGCTCGCCGCCGCGATCGACCAGATCGCCGCCGCGACGGTGCTCGACCCGGATCTGCCGGTACTCAACAGCATTCACCTCGAAGCCCGAGGCGAGGACCTCGTCCTCACCGCCACCGACCGCTACCGCCTGGCCACCCGCACCCTCCGAACAACCCCGGCCGCCGCCCAAACCCCCACCACCGACTTCGATCCCGCCACCGCGGGCCAAGCCGCGACGCTTGCCGCCGAAGATCGCCCCGCGGCCGACATCGCCGCGACGGTCGCCGCCGACGACAGCTTGGGCACCGCCACCGTGGGCGAGGCCGCGACGCTCACCTCCGGCGATCTCCGCGCGGCCGACATCGCCGCGACGGCCTCGGCCGCGGACTGGGGCGCCGCCGTCCCCGACTGGTCCGCGACCGTCGACGCCGACGACCTGCGGACTGCGGCCTCCTGGCTGCGTCGTACGCACACCGTCCGCTTGCGTCCCGGCGCGACGCACCTCGAACTCGGCGCCGACGCCGCGCGCGAAGACCGGCGGCGGTGCCGGATCAGTGCCGAGGAGTTCCCCGACTATCGGGCGATGCTGGCCGCGTTGCCCCCGGTGACGACCCGGGTGGTGCTGAACCGGGCGGCAGCGCTGGCCGCGCTCGAGGAGTGCGCCGCGCCGACGATCACGCTGGTTGTGGACTCGGCCGGGGTGCGGCTCGGGGTGGCGCCGATGGGTGCGACTGCCGCCGGTCCGCCGATGACGATCCACTTCGCCGTGATCACGCTGTATCCCGCCGTGGCGGGCGCGGTCGGCCCCGACGTGATGGTCGACCTGCTCGCGCCGGACCTGCCCGCCCGCATCCGTTCCGCCGACGACGGCGACCTGCTCACCCTGGCCATGCCGTGCCGCCCCGACCTCCCCGAGGAGACCTCCCGATGA
- the ddaH gene encoding dimethylargininase has protein sequence MTAAAPLRATTSTRVATPRRYVMCRPDHFEVAYAINPWMDPAAPVDRARALAQWEILRAVLEQHGHSVETVPGEPGLPDMVFAANSGIVIGGHALSARFAHPERAAEGPAFHRWFAARELRALAPAEETNEGEGDFTFAGQRILAGVGFRCSLSAHAEVERYFDLPVVSLELVDPRFYHLDTALMVLDDTTVAYYPGAFSPAAREVLAALYPDAIRADENDALAFGLNGVSDGHHVFLDPGATGLIAALRARGFTPVPVDMSELRKGGGGVKCCVLELHARRAA, from the coding sequence ATGACCGCCGCAGCCCCCCTTCGCGCCACGACGTCCACGCGGGTCGCCACCCCGCGTCGCTATGTCATGTGCAGGCCCGATCACTTCGAGGTCGCCTACGCGATCAACCCCTGGATGGACCCGGCGGCCCCCGTCGACCGGGCGCGCGCCCTGGCGCAGTGGGAGATCCTGCGCGCCGTGCTCGAACAGCACGGCCACAGCGTGGAGACCGTGCCGGGCGAACCCGGTCTGCCGGACATGGTGTTCGCCGCCAACAGCGGCATCGTGATCGGCGGGCACGCGCTCTCGGCGCGGTTCGCCCACCCGGAACGTGCCGCCGAGGGCCCGGCGTTCCACCGCTGGTTCGCGGCCAGGGAACTGCGCGCACTCGCCCCGGCGGAGGAGACGAACGAGGGCGAGGGTGACTTCACCTTCGCCGGGCAGCGGATCCTGGCCGGAGTCGGCTTCCGCTGCTCGCTGTCCGCGCACGCCGAGGTGGAGCGGTACTTCGACCTGCCGGTGGTGTCGCTGGAACTGGTCGACCCGCGCTTCTACCACCTCGACACCGCGCTGATGGTCCTCGACGACACCACCGTCGCCTACTACCCGGGCGCGTTCAGCCCGGCCGCTAGGGAGGTGCTGGCCGCGCTGTATCCGGACGCGATCCGCGCCGACGAGAACGACGCGCTCGCGTTCGGGCTCAACGGCGTCAGCGACGGACACCATGTCTTCCTCGACCCGGGCGCCACCGGCCTGATCGCGGCCTTGCGGGCGCGCGGGTTCACGCCGGTACCGGTGGACATGTCCGAATTACGGAAGGGCGGCGGCGGGGTGAAGTGCTGCGTGCTCGAACTGCACGCCCGCCGCGCCGCCTAG
- a CDS encoding RNA ligase (ATP) produces the protein MSTLQVTAERLVVHPHPNADRLELAQVGLYRAVVAKGQFATGEHAIYIPEQAVLPEELIAELGLTGKLAGSRRDRVKAVRLRGEVSQGIVCTPAALAGVDLAAAASARTDFAEALGVTKWVPPVPVSMSGQLEAAPELLRWIDVENIKRFPGIFAAGEPVVATEKIHGTACLLTHVRAEDRILVSSKGVGGRSLALVPAEGNLYWRAIRAHGLDEAARKIATALDADRVGLFGEVYGAGVQDLHYGASAAQDATLGFGLFDIAVATGDEPVRWLGHAEIGALLGELGLAVPRVPVLYEGPYDAAALLALAEGAETVSGAGSNIREGLVVRPAVERMSPVLGGRAIGKIVSDAYVLRDGGTEFE, from the coding sequence ATGTCCACATTGCAGGTGACGGCCGAACGGCTCGTCGTCCATCCGCATCCGAACGCCGACCGGCTCGAGCTGGCCCAGGTCGGCCTGTACCGGGCCGTCGTCGCCAAAGGCCAGTTCGCCACCGGCGAGCACGCGATCTACATCCCGGAGCAGGCGGTGCTGCCCGAGGAGCTGATCGCCGAACTGGGGCTCACCGGCAAACTGGCGGGGTCGCGGCGCGATCGGGTGAAGGCGGTGCGGCTGCGCGGGGAGGTGTCGCAGGGCATCGTGTGCACGCCCGCCGCGCTGGCCGGGGTCGACCTGGCGGCCGCGGCGAGCGCCCGCACCGATTTCGCCGAGGCGCTCGGTGTCACCAAATGGGTTCCGCCGGTCCCGGTCTCGATGTCCGGACAGCTGGAAGCCGCGCCGGAGCTGCTGCGCTGGATCGATGTGGAGAACATCAAACGGTTCCCCGGCATCTTCGCCGCGGGCGAGCCGGTGGTGGCGACGGAGAAGATCCACGGCACCGCCTGCCTGCTCACCCACGTCCGCGCCGAGGACCGGATCCTGGTGTCCTCCAAGGGCGTCGGCGGGAGATCGCTCGCGCTGGTGCCCGCCGAGGGCAACCTGTACTGGCGCGCGATCCGGGCGCACGGACTCGACGAGGCGGCCCGCAAGATCGCCACCGCGCTCGACGCCGACCGGGTCGGGCTCTTCGGCGAGGTGTACGGCGCGGGCGTGCAGGACCTGCACTACGGCGCCTCGGCCGCGCAGGACGCGACGCTGGGGTTCGGCCTGTTCGACATCGCCGTCGCCACCGGCGACGAGCCGGTGCGTTGGCTGGGCCATGCCGAGATCGGCGCGCTGCTGGGCGAACTCGGCCTCGCGGTGCCGCGGGTGCCGGTGCTCTACGAGGGCCCGTACGACGCGGCCGCGCTGCTGGCGCTGGCCGAGGGCGCCGAAACCGTCAGCGGTGCGGGCAGCAACATCCGGGAGGGTCTCGTCGTGCGGCCCGCCGTCGAACGGATGTCGCCGGTGCTGGGTGGACGGGCGATCGGCAAGATCGTCTCCGACGCCTACGTGCTGCGCGACGGCGGCACCGAATTCGAGTGA
- a CDS encoding Lrp/AsnC family transcriptional regulator, with translation MDDIDRRILATLLTHARASFQEIGAAVGLSAPAVKRRVDKMVATGQITGFTAQVNPAALGWTTEAYVEVYYRDNISPAELRRTLEPIPQIVGVWTIAGEADALVHVMATDMAEIEVTVERIRENARVGRTRSSLVMSRILERPRT, from the coding sequence ATGGACGACATCGATCGCCGCATCCTGGCCACGCTGCTCACCCACGCGCGCGCTTCGTTCCAGGAGATCGGCGCGGCGGTGGGGCTCTCGGCGCCCGCGGTGAAGCGGCGGGTGGACAAGATGGTCGCCACCGGTCAGATCACCGGCTTCACCGCCCAGGTCAATCCGGCGGCCCTGGGCTGGACGACCGAGGCGTACGTGGAGGTGTACTACCGCGACAACATCTCCCCCGCCGAACTGCGCCGCACCCTGGAACCGATCCCGCAGATCGTCGGCGTGTGGACCATCGCGGGCGAGGCCGACGCGCTGGTCCACGTGATGGCCACCGACATGGCCGAGATCGAGGTGACCGTGGAGCGGATCAGGGAGAACGCGCGCGTGGGCCGCACCCGCAGTTCGCTGGTGATGTCGCGCATCCTGGAGCGGCCGCGCACCTGA
- a CDS encoding precorrin-8X methylmutase: MSDVRTSYLTDGAEIYRRSFATIRAEADLAGFPADVERVAVRMIHGCGQVDLAGDIAYSPGVVAAARAALRAGKPILCDANMVASGVTRKRLPADNPVLCNLTDPRVPALAAEMGNTRSVAALELLRDQLDGAVVAIGNAPTALFHLLDMLDAGAPAPAAIIGIPVGFIGAAESKQALIDFGGVEYLTVRGRRGGSAITASALNAIASDQE; the protein is encoded by the coding sequence ATGTCCGACGTGCGTACCAGCTACCTCACCGACGGCGCCGAGATCTATCGGCGCTCGTTCGCGACGATCCGCGCCGAAGCCGATCTCGCCGGTTTCCCCGCCGACGTCGAGCGGGTGGCGGTCCGGATGATCCACGGCTGCGGGCAGGTCGACCTGGCCGGTGACATCGCCTACTCCCCGGGCGTCGTCGCGGCGGCGCGCGCGGCGTTGCGCGCGGGCAAGCCGATCCTGTGCGACGCGAACATGGTCGCCTCCGGGGTCACCCGCAAGCGGCTGCCCGCCGACAACCCGGTGCTGTGCAACCTCACCGACCCGAGGGTCCCCGCGCTGGCCGCCGAGATGGGCAACACCCGGTCGGTCGCGGCGCTCGAGCTGCTGCGCGACCAGCTCGACGGCGCGGTGGTGGCCATCGGCAACGCGCCGACCGCGCTGTTCCACCTGCTCGACATGCTCGACGCGGGCGCGCCCGCCCCGGCCGCGATCATCGGCATCCCGGTCGGTTTCATCGGCGCCGCCGAATCCAAGCAGGCGCTGATCGACTTCGGTGGAGTCGAATATCTGACCGTGCGGGGCAGGCGCGGCGGCAGCGCCATCACCGCGTCGGCGCTCAACGCGATCGCGAGTGACCAGGAGTGA